The Caulifigura coniformis genome includes a region encoding these proteins:
- a CDS encoding lipase family protein — MSTNRKSLAIALVCAVWLAGCPAAKKPAPKPDQGTKPKPVVPEPLPAAVASFDELATPPAQGDRIRWKTVLTLATLANISYDEAPDQVAHASVLGTNVVVRPLSKESSEGFVAADERAVVISFRGTKGLADIVTDIKGLAKDQFGGHVHSGFSKALDVIYDDAAEAAIGLGARSKTVWITGHSLGGALATAFTLKALKEEGISVHGIVTFGQPLVMSENLCGFLHDTFNDRYLRIVNQTDPITRLIPKYRHAGARAQLTDDGNYEWRPPGVAPTGPASEAQHRRRGRLPEGRVVDIEPKSELELMSEDEMRELDRQVRQAHRVTRKRSARRAPPEAVGAWDPLTYHYMDGYIEKIRALCNRPSDRPSAVGDADKLGQQTEIPKP; from the coding sequence ATGTCAACGAACCGAAAATCTCTGGCCATCGCCTTGGTCTGTGCGGTCTGGCTCGCGGGCTGTCCTGCCGCCAAGAAGCCGGCTCCGAAGCCTGACCAGGGAACGAAGCCCAAGCCTGTTGTGCCGGAGCCGCTGCCGGCTGCCGTTGCCTCGTTCGATGAACTGGCAACGCCGCCCGCACAGGGCGACCGCATCCGGTGGAAGACCGTCCTGACCCTGGCCACACTCGCCAACATCTCCTACGACGAGGCTCCTGATCAAGTCGCCCACGCCTCAGTCCTGGGAACGAACGTTGTCGTCCGGCCGCTGTCCAAAGAATCGTCCGAAGGATTTGTCGCGGCCGATGAACGCGCTGTCGTCATCTCGTTCCGCGGCACAAAGGGACTTGCTGACATCGTGACGGACATTAAAGGACTGGCGAAGGATCAGTTCGGCGGGCATGTCCACTCAGGCTTTTCCAAAGCACTCGACGTTATCTACGACGACGCTGCGGAAGCGGCGATCGGACTCGGCGCCCGCAGCAAAACGGTATGGATCACGGGCCACAGTTTGGGAGGAGCACTGGCAACCGCCTTCACACTCAAGGCGCTGAAGGAGGAGGGAATCTCGGTGCATGGAATCGTTACCTTCGGCCAGCCGCTGGTGATGAGCGAGAACCTCTGCGGGTTCCTGCACGACACGTTCAATGACCGATATCTGCGGATTGTGAACCAGACCGATCCGATCACGCGGCTGATTCCAAAGTACCGTCATGCCGGTGCACGGGCTCAGCTCACCGACGACGGGAACTATGAATGGCGGCCCCCCGGGGTGGCACCGACTGGACCCGCCAGCGAAGCGCAACACCGTCGGCGTGGGCGGCTACCGGAAGGCAGAGTCGTCGACATTGAGCCCAAGTCCGAACTCGAACTGATGAGTGAGGACGAGATGCGAGAGCTTGACCGACAGGTCCGCCAAGCACACCGCGTCACGCGCAAGCGGTCCGCCAGGCGCGCGCCTCCGGAGGCCGTGGGGGCTTGGGATCCCCTCACCTATCACTACATGGACGGCTACATCGAAAAGATTCGGGCACTCTGCAATCGCCCCAGTGACCGCCCTTCCGCGGTGGGCGACGCAGATAAACTCGGACAGCAAACCGAAATACCGAAGCCGTAA
- a CDS encoding zeta toxin family protein, whose amino-acid sequence MLGVYVNPDDIQKELATTGRLALSAFGITTSPDELKDFLAKSELLDPIQRDSLLTSLAVDHQLLTLPPALADGYLASVLSDWLRRKLIAAKLSFTFETVMSSKDKVALLDLAKAHGFRTYLYYIATEDPAINVSRVHNRVVLGGHTVPEDKILARYARSLDLLFDAIRKTDRAYLFDNSGSQPLLLAEITGGDELILRTEAVPSWLQDAVLSKLPP is encoded by the coding sequence TTGCTCGGCGTCTACGTTAATCCGGACGACATTCAGAAGGAACTGGCGACCACCGGGCGGCTGGCTTTGTCAGCGTTCGGAATCACCACATCTCCCGACGAGCTCAAGGACTTTCTTGCAAAATCCGAGCTCCTCGACCCGATTCAACGCGATTCGCTCCTGACGTCGCTAGCGGTCGATCACCAGTTGCTGACGCTGCCGCCTGCGCTTGCGGATGGCTATCTCGCCTCGGTCCTTTCGGACTGGCTGCGTCGGAAGCTCATCGCAGCGAAGCTTTCCTTCACATTCGAAACCGTCATGTCGTCCAAGGACAAGGTTGCCTTGCTCGATCTTGCCAAGGCACACGGGTTCCGGACGTACCTGTACTACATCGCAACCGAAGACCCGGCGATTAACGTCTCGCGGGTGCATAATCGTGTTGTTCTCGGTGGGCACACGGTTCCAGAGGACAAGATCCTCGCCCGCTATGCACGATCTCTTGATCTACTCTTCGATGCGATTCGCAAGACCGATCGAGCGTATCTCTTTGACAACTCTGGAAGCCAACCCCTCTTGCTCGCCGAGATCACTGGCGGCGATGAACTGATTCTGAGAACAGAAGCCGTGCCGTCGTGGTTGCAGGACGCTGTTTTGAGCAAACTTCCGCCTTAG
- a CDS encoding C40 family peptidase produces the protein MAGNHVRIRDLEAGDVLLYRPTDSWKNVISKMIRMIDGGEVSHAGIYLGDGQVGEALIAGNSGVNRNSVEVSFDGCDWVAVRRLPGKRNDLRPVLAAATTMLDQKNRYAYEQILLLAVLLLTRKVKLENPILRKIITTTMDKANRWLSAMLGEGREPMICSEFVYRCYDQADERDEDPYSLLIGGGGPVAAQGRFMRRRRHAASPAAAAQAPTIHPESLMARLANNPPKLAMQAGPAAAAPADETAAQPDPELIALIKAYEASEHSPVGKAMQAPAAAAAPDIDEVEAKAGEFAQLLQMTKAPMQAAAYGGVEDGPTEVIRTISDFVTPADLWRTGSLSSLGAVYPGR, from the coding sequence ATGGCGGGCAATCACGTGCGGATCAGAGACCTTGAAGCAGGGGATGTTCTGCTTTACCGGCCGACCGATAGCTGGAAGAACGTAATCTCCAAGATGATCCGGATGATCGATGGGGGAGAGGTCAGTCACGCCGGCATCTATTTGGGTGACGGACAGGTCGGCGAGGCATTGATCGCCGGAAATTCCGGCGTGAACCGAAATTCCGTTGAGGTAAGCTTTGACGGGTGCGACTGGGTTGCAGTGAGACGGCTTCCTGGGAAAAGAAATGACCTGCGTCCCGTCCTCGCCGCAGCCACAACGATGCTCGATCAGAAGAACCGCTATGCGTACGAGCAGATCCTGTTGCTTGCCGTGCTGCTGCTCACGCGAAAAGTGAAGTTGGAAAACCCCATTCTGCGGAAGATCATCACCACGACGATGGATAAGGCGAACCGCTGGCTCAGCGCGATGCTGGGCGAGGGGCGTGAGCCGATGATCTGCTCGGAATTCGTCTATCGTTGTTACGATCAGGCAGACGAGCGGGATGAGGATCCGTATTCCCTGCTGATCGGAGGGGGCGGCCCAGTAGCCGCTCAGGGGCGGTTCATGCGTCGACGCAGGCACGCTGCGTCACCCGCTGCGGCCGCGCAGGCGCCAACGATTCATCCGGAGAGCCTCATGGCGCGTTTGGCAAACAATCCGCCAAAACTCGCCATGCAAGCAGGGCCCGCGGCCGCTGCGCCCGCCGATGAGACGGCCGCCCAACCGGACCCGGAATTGATAGCGCTGATTAAGGCCTACGAGGCCTCGGAGCATTCGCCGGTCGGTAAAGCCATGCAGGCGCCGGCAGCTGCCGCTGCGCCCGACATTGACGAGGTCGAAGCGAAGGCGGGCGAATTCGCGCAGCTCCTGCAGATGACGAAAGCGCCCATGCAAGCCGCAGCTTATGGCGGCGTGGAGGACGGGCCGACGGAGGTGATCCGCACGATCTCAGACTTCGTCACGCCCGCGGATCTTTGGCGGACGGGCAGCCTCTCGTCACTCGGAGCGGTTTATCCGGGCCGCTGA
- a CDS encoding NYN domain-containing protein, whose translation MAGTFVYVDGESHYIRAQNSWAAIHGADAHLRDLRYVDEDGDSLVLINPAAKVFWTRRMHPNANRITYFTAIAGEPKAKFEVQKQLRSFSIDSEVVHEPKTRADQRANALRSLALIEKAKGVDIALAVRMISDAHHHAFDECHLYTSDVDFLPVIELVRGLGKRVFVHGFSSGLAEDSQLLVIPDRFYDLEQMLREECTRCASVPPQCEGGA comes from the coding sequence ATGGCCGGTACGTTCGTCTACGTGGACGGCGAGTCGCACTACATTCGCGCCCAGAATTCTTGGGCGGCGATCCATGGTGCGGATGCTCATCTGCGCGATTTGCGCTACGTGGATGAAGACGGCGATTCGCTCGTCCTGATCAATCCGGCAGCAAAAGTTTTCTGGACCCGGCGGATGCATCCGAATGCAAACCGGATCACTTATTTCACGGCCATTGCCGGAGAGCCGAAGGCCAAGTTCGAAGTTCAGAAGCAGCTGCGAAGCTTTTCCATCGACTCCGAAGTGGTGCATGAGCCCAAGACCCGAGCTGACCAACGCGCAAACGCCTTGAGGTCCCTGGCTCTCATTGAGAAGGCCAAAGGGGTGGACATCGCGCTCGCGGTGCGGATGATCAGCGATGCCCATCATCACGCGTTTGACGAATGTCATCTCTACACGAGTGACGTGGACTTCTTACCGGTGATCGAGCTCGTGAGAGGGCTCGGAAAAAGAGTCTTTGTCCACGGTTTTTCTTCTGGACTTGCCGAAGATTCGCAGCTGCTAGTGATCCCAGATCGCTTCTATGACCTCGAGCAGATGCTGAGGGAAGAATGCACACGCTGCGCTTCCGTTCCCCCCCAGTGCGAAGGAGGAGCGTAA
- a CDS encoding SEL1-like repeat protein has product MTRFIAAAAVAALLVGQLSFAQGGNGDADELSRAAGYCQSSDFATQAKGFAIYQRLAEMGNPKAIGELGNCYGSGVGTKKDDDAALSWYRKGAELENPRSIRGVGTSFYHGKGVREDRKEAFRWWEKAAGLGDGGAMRNIGIEYEHGGVVEKDAAVAITWYRKAADAGDAGAMQALALCYENGMAVAQNYTQAALWYEKAARNGNADAMNNLGVYYSSGRGVAKDLKQAFSWFRDGYLAGNLEATRNLGMCYFNGLGVEKDQERGATCYWSAARLGHADAKVDLGLCYYLGQGRPTDAKEAVALWTEAAELGNFRALCSLGIAYDTGVGVAQDTAKAKELLKRVAGQDNGLAGKYLAQMEQREKPAAVQRRPQTSPKAPQSTRPSSAEVNSAEKVLEAAVLLGGAALLFGMLSTDESSGRKSGGSICPECGGSGGGYNTPTGGGPGSAYFVRCGVCSGTGRISD; this is encoded by the coding sequence ATGACTCGGTTTATTGCGGCGGCCGCGGTTGCGGCTCTTCTTGTAGGGCAGCTGTCATTCGCTCAGGGCGGAAACGGTGATGCTGACGAGCTTTCGCGAGCGGCCGGCTATTGCCAAAGCAGCGACTTCGCCACCCAGGCCAAGGGGTTCGCGATCTATCAACGCCTGGCCGAGATGGGCAATCCCAAGGCGATTGGAGAACTCGGCAACTGCTACGGAAGCGGTGTCGGCACAAAGAAGGACGACGACGCGGCGCTGAGCTGGTACCGGAAAGGGGCAGAGTTGGAAAATCCCCGATCCATACGTGGAGTGGGAACGTCTTTCTACCACGGCAAGGGAGTCCGTGAGGATCGTAAGGAAGCTTTCCGGTGGTGGGAGAAGGCCGCCGGCCTCGGCGATGGTGGCGCCATGCGGAACATCGGCATCGAGTATGAGCATGGCGGCGTGGTCGAGAAGGACGCCGCAGTTGCAATTACGTGGTACAGAAAGGCCGCCGATGCCGGTGATGCCGGAGCAATGCAAGCTCTGGCGCTTTGTTACGAGAACGGCATGGCCGTCGCGCAGAATTACACGCAAGCAGCCCTGTGGTACGAGAAGGCGGCTCGCAACGGTAACGCGGATGCAATGAACAATCTCGGTGTCTACTACTCTAGCGGGAGAGGGGTCGCAAAAGATCTCAAGCAGGCTTTTTCCTGGTTCCGAGACGGATACCTCGCGGGCAATCTTGAAGCGACGCGGAACCTCGGAATGTGCTACTTCAACGGCCTTGGAGTGGAGAAAGACCAGGAGCGGGGGGCGACCTGTTACTGGAGTGCTGCCAGGCTGGGGCATGCAGACGCAAAAGTGGATTTAGGTCTCTGCTACTACCTGGGCCAAGGGCGGCCAACCGATGCTAAAGAGGCGGTGGCGTTGTGGACTGAAGCAGCAGAGCTCGGAAACTTCCGCGCGCTGTGTTCATTGGGAATTGCCTACGACACAGGCGTGGGCGTCGCGCAAGACACCGCGAAAGCAAAAGAGCTGCTGAAGAGAGTCGCGGGTCAGGACAACGGGCTTGCGGGTAAGTATCTGGCCCAGATGGAGCAGCGCGAGAAGCCGGCCGCTGTTCAGCGAAGACCTCAAACGTCGCCCAAAGCTCCCCAATCGACTCGGCCATCATCTGCTGAGGTCAACAGTGCCGAAAAAGTACTGGAGGCGGCAGTACTCCTCGGCGGAGCTGCCCTGCTGTTTGGAATGCTGTCGACCGACGAGTCTTCGGGAAGGAAGAGCGGCGGTTCTATCTGTCCTGAATGTGGTGGGAGTGGCGGAGGATACAATACTCCGACCGGGGGCGGTCCGGGCTCTGCGTACTTTGTCCGCTGCGGCGTTTGCAGCGGCACCGGTCGGATCAGCGACTAG
- a CDS encoding tyrosine-type recombinase/integrase — protein MTEYNNVLLGPQSGGLKTDTWLPNSIAAFGDAGRYCWEEFFSGQIRNRHTRAAYTHHIRRFLAAMESQNIALRDISPGMIGRYFDEHRGSIPTKKLALSAIKAFFDHLVVRHILIFSPAASVRGERYSAEGKTPEIPKADARKLLATIDPTHPVGRRDVAIIAVLIYTTARRGAAANLRIGDLTWDGSQYQLRFTEKNGKSRQIPVRHDLQVHLLSYLDSFDWRDEPKEAPLFRSIIGRTGRLTRLPVSGNDIYRMMKRRLVDAGLSTHLSPHSFRVTTITDLLENGVELEAVQQLAGHADPRTTRLYDRRQRRITRNTVERISI, from the coding sequence ATGACTGAATACAACAACGTACTCCTAGGCCCGCAATCAGGTGGATTGAAGACTGACACCTGGCTCCCGAACTCAATCGCCGCATTTGGCGACGCTGGACGCTATTGCTGGGAAGAGTTCTTCAGCGGCCAGATCCGGAACCGTCACACACGTGCGGCCTACACTCATCACATCCGCCGATTCCTTGCAGCGATGGAATCGCAGAACATTGCCTTGCGCGATATTTCGCCCGGCATGATCGGTCGCTACTTCGATGAGCATCGCGGAAGCATCCCTACCAAGAAACTCGCGCTCAGTGCAATCAAAGCGTTCTTCGATCATCTGGTCGTGCGGCATATTCTGATCTTCTCTCCCGCGGCGTCGGTACGTGGCGAGCGTTACAGCGCCGAGGGCAAGACGCCGGAGATTCCGAAGGCGGACGCCCGCAAATTACTCGCGACCATTGACCCGACGCATCCGGTCGGCCGCCGCGATGTCGCGATCATCGCCGTCTTGATCTACACCACCGCTCGCCGCGGCGCTGCGGCGAATCTGCGGATTGGTGACCTCACTTGGGATGGCTCGCAGTACCAGCTGCGATTTACGGAGAAGAACGGAAAGTCGCGGCAGATCCCCGTTCGCCATGACCTGCAGGTCCATCTTCTCAGTTACCTTGATTCATTCGATTGGCGCGACGAGCCAAAGGAGGCTCCGCTCTTCCGGTCGATCATCGGGCGAACTGGCCGACTAACCCGTCTGCCAGTTTCCGGCAACGACATCTACCGCATGATGAAGCGTCGGCTGGTCGACGCCGGCCTTTCCACGCACCTTTCGCCGCACTCGTTTCGAGTCACCACAATCACTGACCTGCTCGAAAACGGTGTCGAACTCGAAGCGGTTCAGCAACTGGCCGGCCACGCGGATCCGCGCACGACGCGACTTTATGATCGTCGCCAGCGTCGAATCACTCGAAACACGGTGGAACGGATATCGATTTGA
- a CDS encoding PIN domain-containing protein, translating to MANVVLDASALLAAFLDEPGSDLVKPVLYGATMSAVNYSEVFTKLIERGADIITAHQFLERQYLTVVPFDRTRATAAASLLPHTSPHGLSFADRACLATGVEFAAEILTAEQRMALTPVGANVTLIRSRQAAKDDAA from the coding sequence GTGGCTAATGTGGTGCTCGACGCCTCCGCGTTGCTGGCGGCATTCCTTGACGAGCCCGGATCGGACCTGGTGAAGCCGGTGCTCTATGGAGCAACGATGTCGGCCGTCAACTACAGCGAAGTCTTCACAAAGCTGATTGAACGTGGGGCCGACATCATCACGGCGCATCAGTTTCTCGAACGACAGTACCTGACCGTAGTGCCTTTTGATCGCACCCGGGCGACCGCAGCCGCCTCGCTTCTTCCGCACACCTCACCTCACGGCTTGTCATTCGCTGATCGTGCGTGCCTCGCGACTGGAGTTGAGTTCGCGGCCGAAATATTGACCGCTGAGCAGCGGATGGCGCTCACTCCAGTGGGGGCCAATGTCACTCTCATTCGGTCACGGCAAGCCGCAAAGGATGATGCGGCATGA
- a CDS encoding AbrB/MazE/SpoVT family DNA-binding domain-containing protein, producing the protein MDDIGTIPSHVYRTKLDRSGRIVLPQRVRDKLHLSSGDEVLVVPSGDSYRIETPEQSLKAAQDYFKSLVPAGVSLVDELLADRHAEAARERTESEGAPTGETSPRG; encoded by the coding sequence ATGGACGACATCGGGACCATTCCTTCACACGTCTACCGCACCAAACTTGACCGGTCGGGGCGGATCGTGCTGCCGCAGCGGGTCAGAGACAAGCTTCACCTCTCATCAGGGGACGAAGTGCTTGTCGTGCCGTCGGGCGACTCGTACCGAATCGAGACACCCGAGCAATCGTTGAAGGCCGCCCAGGATTACTTTAAGTCGCTCGTGCCGGCCGGCGTGAGTTTGGTCGACGAACTCTTGGCGGATCGTCACGCGGAAGCGGCACGCGAGAGAACTGAGAGCGAAGGAGCGCCAACCGGCGAAACGTCGCCGCGTGGCTAA
- a CDS encoding DUF2147 domain-containing protein, giving the protein MVPYYQHETLDDTDAVIAPALAYAEAFAWGRYQVTISIGFDATRNQAEQLNPIKAKVEAINERLIQANKRRRAPGTQLHEINCSDSHFSTSGQAHDEIDEWMDVHFGRRTRTGGRRAANGRIALRGHGEWRLGVTGEKPIKTPQGDFLLASDEKFGSGGIRLQTIMQDAFDRGIPLHIDWDACRSTKEVPGFLRDREDAVPISQKIDASASDSGKPKSLSDIAASLRRRSLVLLSTPEWRSDVTFTRYPGKEIPNQSQHSLLAATATGLSLSDIGDGPVKLRVKKTVNLDRASPHPSECTTRELLAFNLIHLGDPTAFQQPIAHKYGPIDPQLVIYSRRKDHDYLPAHTNILDGASPLAQFEMNLNVVDDAFAFKRSGFGTNVYANVSLNPGGREHTGFRITETPRWIELFVRVPKTSDPVTFCAQPGFPDGFVTDYNGRWKQHSIPADGKVYSCTVWLRPKSDVLDEYDFFDGFLTTLSLSPPSADIAGPVDKASRGWPLGAELQLLGCRLVDKAPGKETPQLATDWLHSVPLEGVEARDLQQYWWCDSTLQLTADLQVARPASAGTSLRQRRTVTGSLKPGAYSWGFEGAVSPSFFVDAGEQQLSFSIRRQKTPDSDQKPCIGIVAYSDVEVLGEKEIPLDRELTKDTMSFTRPGELKALSVLVRDCPDVTVERIDIIHVNKHKSK; this is encoded by the coding sequence ATGGTTCCCTACTACCAACATGAAACACTGGACGACACTGATGCAGTGATCGCCCCAGCACTGGCGTACGCGGAAGCATTCGCTTGGGGACGGTACCAAGTCACGATCTCTATCGGATTCGACGCCACTCGCAACCAAGCCGAGCAGCTCAACCCGATTAAGGCGAAGGTGGAAGCAATCAATGAACGTCTCATTCAAGCGAACAAGCGCCGCCGTGCGCCAGGAACGCAGCTGCACGAAATCAACTGCAGCGACTCTCACTTCTCCACGTCGGGTCAAGCTCATGACGAGATCGATGAATGGATGGACGTCCATTTCGGTAGACGAACGCGAACAGGTGGGCGTCGCGCTGCAAACGGACGTATTGCATTGCGTGGACACGGGGAATGGCGACTAGGAGTCACAGGGGAGAAACCCATCAAGACTCCGCAGGGCGACTTCTTGCTGGCGTCCGACGAGAAGTTTGGAAGTGGAGGCATCCGCCTGCAGACCATAATGCAGGACGCGTTCGACCGTGGCATTCCGCTGCACATCGATTGGGATGCCTGTCGGTCGACAAAAGAAGTACCAGGTTTCCTTCGCGACCGCGAAGACGCTGTACCGATCTCCCAAAAGATCGATGCGTCGGCAAGCGACAGCGGCAAGCCCAAGTCTCTTAGTGACATCGCCGCCTCACTACGAAGACGGTCGCTTGTCCTGCTGAGCACTCCGGAATGGCGAAGCGACGTCACCTTCACAAGGTATCCCGGCAAGGAGATTCCGAATCAATCTCAGCACAGTCTATTGGCGGCCACAGCCACCGGACTGAGCCTGTCGGACATTGGCGACGGCCCGGTGAAATTGCGAGTTAAAAAAACAGTCAATTTGGATCGAGCATCTCCGCATCCGAGCGAATGCACGACACGCGAACTTCTCGCCTTCAACCTCATCCATCTTGGCGACCCAACCGCTTTTCAACAGCCAATCGCACACAAGTACGGCCCGATCGATCCTCAATTGGTTATCTATTCGCGACGTAAGGATCACGACTACCTGCCGGCACACACCAACATACTGGATGGCGCGTCGCCCCTTGCTCAATTCGAAATGAACTTGAACGTTGTCGATGATGCGTTCGCATTCAAGCGCTCCGGATTCGGCACCAATGTCTATGCCAACGTCAGCTTGAACCCAGGAGGGCGTGAGCACACAGGTTTTCGAATTACCGAGACGCCCCGTTGGATCGAATTGTTTGTCCGGGTACCGAAGACGTCCGATCCAGTAACGTTCTGCGCTCAGCCTGGATTCCCGGATGGCTTTGTGACTGACTACAACGGTCGATGGAAACAACATTCGATTCCTGCCGACGGCAAAGTCTATTCTTGCACAGTCTGGTTGCGGCCGAAGTCAGACGTGTTGGATGAATACGACTTTTTCGACGGGTTTCTGACAACGTTGTCGCTATCACCTCCGTCAGCCGACATCGCAGGGCCGGTCGACAAGGCGAGTCGTGGATGGCCCTTAGGTGCCGAACTCCAGCTCCTCGGATGCCGCTTGGTCGACAAGGCACCCGGCAAAGAAACACCTCAGCTGGCGACCGATTGGCTCCACTCGGTTCCACTTGAAGGCGTAGAAGCTAGAGATCTCCAGCAATACTGGTGGTGTGACTCGACTCTTCAATTGACAGCAGATCTCCAAGTCGCCCGGCCCGCTTCTGCCGGGACATCTCTTCGGCAGAGAAGGACCGTCACCGGTTCATTGAAACCAGGCGCTTATTCATGGGGGTTCGAGGGGGCAGTGTCCCCCTCGTTCTTCGTTGATGCGGGCGAGCAGCAACTCTCGTTCTCCATCCGGCGACAAAAGACTCCAGACTCTGATCAAAAACCATGCATCGGCATCGTGGCATACTCTGATGTCGAAGTTCTCGGCGAGAAGGAGATCCCACTCGATCGCGAACTTACAAAGGACACAATGAGCTTCACTCGGCCTGGTGAGCTTAAAGCACTCTCAGTGCTCGTCAGAGACTGTCCAGATGTAACAGTCGAGCGCATAGACATAATCCATGTGAACAAACACAAGTCAAAGTAG
- a CDS encoding ParB/RepB/Spo0J family partition protein, whose product MSLVPFFLPSQEIAMSKATSTMQPAPVQLVAIDQIDDGPNPLRLDLEIESDEMQELVESVKAQGVLQPIGVYPSANRFVQLFGFRRKLAASIAGFTEIPASILKAPSGPSEVLVMQLQENIQRLDVDPVRYGETLKALQDELGCTQQELARVVSLNPVKVTRLLAAARLPEEIKALVGDKRLPVSTALQLGQLGEVERSQLLRQALAGQLTRDEATRRRRAISRPPSTTSAVGRVTVQLDHCRRVTVTGVSATFEEWIRALQDAVADAKQGIRQRLTFDTYRRRNGDCCTAVDEPMPVTAASK is encoded by the coding sequence ATGTCGCTCGTCCCGTTTTTTCTGCCCAGTCAGGAGATCGCAATGTCCAAAGCCACTTCGACGATGCAGCCCGCTCCGGTCCAATTGGTCGCAATCGACCAAATCGATGACGGGCCTAATCCGCTACGCCTCGATCTTGAGATCGAGTCCGATGAGATGCAGGAACTTGTCGAGAGCGTTAAGGCTCAAGGCGTTCTGCAACCCATCGGCGTCTATCCGTCGGCGAACCGATTCGTGCAGCTCTTCGGGTTTCGCCGAAAGCTCGCCGCCAGTATCGCGGGTTTCACAGAGATTCCGGCCAGCATTCTGAAGGCGCCAAGCGGCCCGTCAGAAGTGCTGGTAATGCAACTGCAGGAGAACATTCAGCGCCTGGACGTCGATCCCGTCCGGTACGGAGAGACGCTCAAGGCACTTCAGGACGAGCTTGGTTGTACTCAACAGGAGCTGGCGCGAGTCGTCAGCCTCAACCCTGTGAAAGTGACGCGGCTGCTTGCCGCGGCCAGACTCCCGGAGGAGATCAAGGCGTTAGTGGGAGATAAACGTCTCCCTGTCTCGACCGCCCTTCAACTGGGCCAGCTGGGCGAGGTCGAGCGATCGCAGCTGCTTCGCCAGGCACTTGCAGGGCAATTGACGCGAGACGAGGCCACACGGCGGAGACGTGCAATCAGTCGACCGCCCTCGACTACGTCGGCGGTAGGCAGGGTCACTGTGCAACTGGACCACTGCCGTCGGGTCACCGTGACGGGCGTGTCAGCGACGTTCGAAGAGTGGATCCGAGCCCTGCAGGATGCCGTCGCCGATGCGAAGCAGGGGATTCGTCAGCGACTGACTTTCGACACGTACAGGCGGAGGAATGGTGACTGTTGCACGGCAGTCGACGAACCGATGCCTGTGACGGCAGCGTCAAAGTGA